Below is a genomic region from Plasmodium relictum strain SGS1 genome assembly, chromosome: 13.
aacaGTACGTTTAATAAGTGTAAATtactaaaaatatgaaaattaacattttaaaattaatttgtgTAATACTAAATATTTAGGTTgcattaaatattaaaaatataaacaattaaataatttttacaattattttcataCTGTTCAAAAAtgtatctttattttttcttatataaatattccaCTTTTATTACTGACTATTTTTTCTCAGTAAAGCAATGATTATTAtggaatttaaaaaaaaaagaaaaagaattacaCAAACTGACTTTATTTTCCATTAGCTTTagacttatttttttagtattacATAATTgatacttttattaaaataataaaattattattattataattttttttatatattattttttaattttatttaatgtatatatatattcattatcgtaatttttttttttttttgaatacctcataatttttttccttgaatatatcataatttttttttttttttgttattatttcgtcttatatcattttacttttatcTCTTTtcactttatttttatatttttttattttatttcattttaatttattgctattttatcttattttgAGCTACCtcccttttaatttttgatttaattttattttgataaatttatgtttattttttattatatttttttttttttcaatatattttacttttatttcattGTATCCTcatcatatttttaaaaattattttcttaaaatatgttatgtacatattttcttataatattCTAATACTTAAGtttagaataaaaataattatatattaatatgaaattttttttttaatttttgttctttgaataaatttatatatataaatttttttttttcaatttttttctgTCTTTGTTTTAAGGTTAATTATATTagatattcctttttttttttcttcaatggCAACTGAATATTTGCATACACtagaagaatattttttgagTATCAAAAATAAGAGTTATATTGAAGCATATTTAATTAATCCGAAATTATCAAAATGggattttttaatattcttatTGATTTTTATGTTTGTAACTTTATTAAGATTGCTATTTTCAGGAATTAATAAGGTTATAGTAAGAAATAATAGTATTTTATATAGACTAGCTAGCAATTCTTtattagataaaattaataagaaaTGGAATATTTCGAAAAAAGGTCAATTATATAAGTGGAAAGAAAATTTTTGGTTTGCAATTTGGCACAccttttcatttttgtataattttgttttattgtTATGCATGTCGggatatttaaataataaaaatggatGGATAAAAATGTGTATAAAAGAGCCAACAGGAAAATGGCTTTTTTTAGTGACAGAAGAAGAGTTTAGTGAAAATAAAAGAGGATGGCCATTTATGTATACAAACAATTAtgtgtattatttttatattttacaaaTATCTTATTGGTCATCTTGtctcttttatttaaattacgaaataaaaagaaaagatttctacatttttattttgcatCATATTTCtactataattttattagcTTATTCTCATGTACTTAATTTCTGGAGAGTTGGATTactaattctttttattcatGATATAGTTGATATAgttctttatttttcaaaGTTATTGAATTACTCAAATATAAGAAGTCAAATTCTTCTTTCaatattttatgtattatttgtcttatcttattttttttttcgtatctttttatatttttattatattgttCTTCCTTTAAGCAATACGAAAATTATTCGATCTTATACTGATGGTTTTATATCAACACACTTTGATGTTCCTGGTGGAAtagttttaattatttttttatgggCATTAATGGTATTATAACTGCACAAAAACTTgaaatgttttatttttatttattctattcttcattttttcctttttgttatattcaatttttttttttttttcagtttATGCACTGTTACTggtttttcttaattttaaagatgagtcgtatttttattatcaaaacaagtaatagaaaaaaataaaaatatatatatatatatatataaatacttatatctctaaaattttttacattttttttttttttattaaagtgagaaatgaaaaaatcaCTGATATAAGAAGTGATGATGAAGATGATAATGCATCAACTACAGAGagtataaaaaaggaaaattaatGTTAATACTATTtagttaaaattatatacatttaaataTGGGCATCCCTTCCTTCATaatacttcttttttttttttttaaataaatatctatatataaattatgatataaattcattaaataaatacttttcacatatatagaaataaaaaattatatatatatacttttcataatttcattttttaatttttttttgtaattcaaTAATGTTCATATGATAATAAACAatatattacataaaaaagaaaaagttaaatttctaaaatgaataatcttctaaaatataaattgatATTCctataagtttttttttttttttatcatactTGATATATTACTATAAACTAagtacatatataaataaatatgatatCATTTGTCATTGCTAATTTATACATTATTCGTATTTTCAAATTAGCAAATCATTTATgaacatatttatttaaaactcatttttcttattattgcatagtttattttattttattttttttttcccctattaaagaaaaaaaaaaaagaaaaattaaccTCAAGTACTACCTAAGCACGTACCTAAATTTTTCAATtccattattttattttttcgaAGGTctccatattttttttttttgtgaaaaTTGTCATCACTATCATAGTTGTTTCTATTAGATACCTATAATCAAGAcaagcatatatatattaatctaaaaaaatatttatacaatcattttgtaaataaaaatttttttttataataaaaataaaaaaaaaaggagaaaaaatttacattatCGTTATTAGATAATCCAAgtaaagttttaaaaaatatatttatctaaaaaaaaaaaaaaaaagttcattcgtaataatataatttttatattacttaagcttaaatatattaatttcaataattaacatataatatataattttttttttaatctcaatttttttaatctcaattttttcattttactaTATTAAAAGCTGTTTTAAGAAAAttgataatattatttattaagttAATTAAAggtaatataaatttattatgcTTATAATTCTTTCTTCTTAATTGTTCATGCTTAAGTTTTCTATCTTTTAAAATCTTATCATATTCATTATcatactttttttctttttcataattcatttttcattatttcatttattaagaaaaaaaaaaaatttttttgttagacaataaaatgttttatacaaagaaataaaaaatatatatttttttcataaaaaatataagatattttttatcaaagaaagataaaaagttaaaaaaaaataaaaatacaaataaattatgttagattaatttaaaattaaatcaaataaaaaaaaaaaaaaaagtataaaaaagataaaaataaagctATATATGTGTCagatcaaattttttttaaaatttagcCAATTAAACatgaataatttatatgcagctaaaatgaaaaatattaaataaaattttttttatgtatattagGGAatgttatttaattatttttaaaggtttttatttttaatttaaaaggaATTTTTATGATTAGTTCTTCctttaaaagatatattttttataaaaaaaaattttaaaaatggaaaaaaatcACAATatcgtaaaaaaaaaaaaaaaattaaaaaaattaaatcattaattatagatatagtaataaaaataagaaattttataaaaattaaaggcttctatttgtaaataaaatatttattcattttttgttaatgtttttttttttttttttttatatttattttttatttttcttactTAGCTTAAGTATGGTAATGGCTTTAATGTGAGCAAAGAATTGAAGTCTTATATGTTGAAAGTGAtgaatgaatataaaaatcattTTGAAAAGgcattaattaaaaacagaAATTTAgaagataatataaatttagttAAGGATATAATAATAGATGAAgagtaaatttattttttctatttttgcTTAAATTAAAGCATATATTCTTTActgctttttttttgttttaattagAAGTAGTTATAATGAAGATATCttcttaaaaatacaaaaaaagttttatttatacgatattttcaatttgtcatttttatttcctatgaaaattttgaataaaaatggaaaaacaTTAATTCAggtattttaatttttatttcttaaaaaaagaagagtagattaaaaataaaagcgCTGTATACTTGTTTAATTATATAGTTATTATGAAAGatcaaattattttaaattaatctattattttttttttttttctaatttagtTAATATTAGAAGATACCAACCAAAATGAATTAGAAGTTATAAATGCTATTCTAAAGAATATAGAACAAAATGAAttagataaattaaattttttctatatagaaaatataatatttgaattattaggttattttatatattatttaaaagaaaaaaaaaaaaattatctacAAATATtccataaaatttttaatagatGAAATAATTAGACAAATAACTGTTGAATGCCCCCAACGCGGTTTTGCCttaattttgttaaaataataaaataaatatatgaataaaatacaaaaaattagaaatataaaaatttataaatattataataataaaagaaagaaaaatatatataggcaaagagaaaaaaaaattataattaaaattaaaaaagcactaatgaaatttttattagaattacTAATATAATACATTtgaaaaatatcaaaatgtATAATACATTCataaatatttgtttttttttcttctttatatatataaaagaattaacaacgaattaaaaaaaaatattaattactacaaaaatttaataaaaattattgagCATAATAATGATATGAATAATGagaaatttaaagaaatgcAAAATCAGCATAAATCAttagtaattttttataataaaatttttttttcttaacaTTATATCGTTTTTTATTTACccaaattatataaaaatatatgaatatatatttagttgGAGCATTTAtctaaagaagaaaaaatattaaaagaaaaattaatagattTACAGGATGAGcttgaaattttaaaaaagtaaaaaaaaaaaaaaaatagaaaatatgactatttttaaattatcaaaaatagTTGTAAATTTTGtgtgtatatataatacttgaatttttttcttaaattttccTAATAtagtgaaaataaaaagaaattgcAAGagaataagaataaaaaggaaatacaGGTTTTAGcttttctaaaaaatatatatttttttttttattagaaataatataaatatatatatatatatataaatttattttttttgtaagtATGATTTGTTAAAGCATAATGAATCATTATTAGAGAAAATTAAGGAAATATACGATAAAAATGGAGAAATATGAatgtttatttaaaaaagtctaactaaaagaaaagaaaaaaaaaatctttgacaaatatattattatttttttttttattccattctttattttccttCATTAAGACAGGATTTATTTATTCGAAAATCCATTAagctctttttctttttataatttgtttATAGTTTCATTCATTTCTTTGATTTTATTTagattttctttaataattttttcttcaataaaaatattttctataatatctgctctttcttttaatatgtAGTAATACTTTtcaacaaaaattaaaaaagtctAAATATAAACACAGAGAAAGATtccaaaagaaaaaaaaatataaattttattcttaCAATTCAATAGTATATTtctataatgaaaaaaaaaaaaaaatgaaataattttttttttttgtaatttaacCTTCCATGATTCTATCATATCATCAGGTATTATATGAGACAATTTATTCcaatattctttttcttgtttttttctttcaattactaattttaaagaaatatctAATCTCTaaacaaaattatatatatatatatatgtataactttttaagaattattatcatttaaattatttattttaataaattataaaaaaaaattattcagatttttttttttttttaaatttacatttttatatttttgtttatttttagttattctacataaattttctttttctttctcttgataatatttaaaaattatatctaATGTATATTCTTTGTTATTGAATaaaatttcttctttttttttataatcatccttttcttcattttcttcgtCATCTTTATTTTGggttttacaaaaaataaatttggtcaaaaaaatatatagttaaaattttataatttaaaattatttcttattttattaccaatataaaataattgagCTAATAATTCTAGATCATTTTGATTGTGAATTCCAAtgcattttaaaattattttcattttctcttCTTCGTCctttatattctttaaaaataaacatttatataaaatacaatattatatttctttattaattttaataattttttttttcattcctACATTATCCACAAGAAAACTACATTCTTGCATAAGTAACTTTTTGACATTTTCAATTTCATAGTCTGAAATTTTCTTATTAGTCACACctatttttaacttttcattatctaaaaaaaataaaataaaataataaaatagaatgATGCCAATAATAAgcatgataaaaataaattaaatgctTAATATGAATTAGCTGAATGTGCATATACCTTTGGCAGTAGAAACTGAGTTGTTATTTTCTTCTACTAAGtatttataatttgtttcgtaaaattcttttaaaaaaatttgttcatgtataattttgtttgcatttattaatttttcaatatatttgttagcctttaatatatataaatttcataaagtaatatttcataattattataaaaaaaatagttgaaagatatatatatatattttttcagtacttcatttttttgtaattccCATGCtttaatatactttttttgaaaattgtTCTCATAGTTTTTTTGCCTTTTTTGCAATTCAATAAATTGAAATTTTATTCTTTCGTATTGAttaattaattcatttatattttttctaaaaattgttaaaaatttctgtacaatatattttttgtgtgaggagaatttattattttcgctaaattgttttttatttctactttattttatttatataatttttgtttattatctattttattttttttttattatatatgttcatatatatatttcttttaataaaaaaaattgaattacTTAGATTTAATCTTGTAATTGTAATAATAAGTTTTGACAGATAATAAAGCTTCTCTtagtttatttatttctagtttataaaagtttatcatttttaaattatgattGTCTTTT
It encodes:
- the TRAM gene encoding translocation associated membrane protein, putative translates to MATEYLHTLEEYFLSIKNKSYIEAYLINPKLSKWDFLIFLLIFMFVTLLRLLFSGINKVIVRNNSILYRLASNSLLDKINKKWNISKKGQLYKWKENFWFAIWHTFSFLYNFVLLLCMSGYLNNKNGWIKMCIKEPTGKWLFLVTEEEFSENKRGWPFMYTNNYVYYFYILQISYWSSCLFYLNYEIKRKDFYIFILHHISTIILLAYSHVLNFWRVGLLILFIHDIVDIVLYFSKLLNYSNIRSQILLSIFYVLFVLSYFFFRIFLYFYYIVLPLSNTKIIRSYTDGFISTHFDVPGGIVLIIFLWALMFMHCYWFFLILKMSRIFIIKTMRNEKITDIRSDDEDDNASTTESIKKEN
- the Sel1 gene encoding selenoprotein, putative, with the translated sequence MNYEKEKKYDNEYDKILKDRKLKHEQLRRKNYKHNKFILPLINLINNIINFLKTAFNIINIFFKTLLGLSNNDNVSNRNNYDSDDNFHKKKKYGDLRKNKIMELKNLGTCLGSTUG